The genomic region TACGACTGCGATGGGGACCTTACCAAAACTGTTAATACTAGCACGTTTGACGCTCCCATGTACATCAGGCCAGGCCTTTGCAGAAGTCGGAACTTCGAGATTGCTGTAAAACGGCTCAATATCAGGGTTGAGTGTCTCAAAGTGCATGTTTGGTGGAACAGTAGcgttcttcatcgccatcatggtCCCAAGCAGACTCGCAAGACCAGCTGTGCCCTCCGTGTGACCAATCTGGGTCTTGATGGAGATGACGTTTAGCTTCTCATCGTAAGGCTGACGTTCACTAAAGAATGCTCTAGAGATGGCCTCAGCTTCTTTGGGATCTCCAGCTTTGGTGCCTGTTCCATGGGCGTGGAAGAGCTGAGGACGGTCTGAGGGCTTGGTAATGTCCAGGCCAGCCCTTTGATAGACATCGCGAATAAGAGCTGTTTGAGCGATGTTGCTGGGCACAGTCAAGCCTGGGGTTTTGCCATCCTAGTATGATTAGCGGTGGTCTTCTGCACAAATACATAAGCCACTCACCTGGTTCACTCCAGTCTCACGAATAATGCACTCGATCGGATCTCCATCCGCAAGCGCCTGACTCAGCGTCTTCAAGATAACCGAGGCAAATCCCTCACCTCTAGCATATCCATCAGCGTTAGCATCCCACATGCGACTCCGACCCGTGGGCGAAATCATGCGCAACTTGCTCTCGCAGATGTACATGCCAGGAAGCAAGATGAGATTTGCACCTGCAGCGACTGCAACGTTGGACTCGCCGCTACGCAGAGTCCTGACTGCTTCGTGCACTGCAACCAGACTTGAGCTGCATGCTGTAGATCATTTTCTTAGTTTGTGGGGTTTGTAGATCAGAGATAGGGAAGACTTACCTGTGTCGATGCTCATGGAGGGACCGTGCCAGTCAAACTGGGTCATTCATGTTAGTTCTGCACCAGTGTTGTAGCGTTCCACTCACTGTTACAACGTTAGCACTTGAGATCTTAGAGTAAAGTAATGACTTACCAAAGTATGATACACGATTGGACATGACAGCGCGAGAAACGCCAGTGCCCATGTAAGTGGGAATATCGTCCCAGTCTTTGGCAAGCATTTGGGCCCTGCATCATGCGTTGTCAGTAACATGGACATGCGAAGATATGATCTGAGTACGCACCAGTCGTCACACATCTGTCCCACAAATACTGATGTCTGCATATCAAGATCGGTCAGTTCTGCTACAAGAGATATGATCTGTAGTGTTGCTGTCAATACTCACATCTGAGCCCTTCAAGTCTTCCATCGCCCTGCATACTGTCAGTGCCCAACTTCTCACACACCCGGTATAACTCACAAGCCTGCGTCAACGACAGAGTCATACACAGTCTCCAGTAACAACCTCTGCTGAGGATCCATAGCCTCAGCCTCCATAGGCTGGATGCCAAAGAAGCTATTGTCAAACTTTGTAACATCCTCATCGAGGAAGTAACTCTGTGTGACATTGGTAGTGCCATGATGCGTCGGATCAGAGTGGTAGAATGAGTCCACATTAAACCGAGCCGGCGGCACCTTCTGCAGGACATCTCGGGATGAGCACACCAGATCCCAAAGCTTAGAAGGTGTGTTACAACCGCCGGGGAAACGACACGCAGTGCCGACCACGGCAATGGGTTCATTAGTTTTTGAGAATTTTGTCATTGTAAGGGATAGTCGTAGTAACTCAAAAGATAATTCTCAAAAGCAAAAAGTAAGGGGTTCACTAAGTTCTGCTTGGTACAGCTAACAGTGGCGTTGACTTTATAAGATAGTGGGTGGGAAGACAGAACCTCAGGACTTGACTTATTTTGCTAACACATGGGAAATCTACTCAATGCTCTATCACGACTACGTCCTAGATGGGAATGGGATTCCAGGGGCTTGAGCATCAAGGATTCTGGACAGCCTCTCCACTCCGCCTTCGCAGCCGCTCTCACTTACCGGATGAACAGTTCCTCTCCCGGTCCCGATAATCCTCTTGCCATGCTCGGCTACCGGCTCGAAACTCTTGGGATTCAGCCCCCAGTGTGCAGGATATCAAGGTCCATTGTAACTCTGCAGCGGTAAGCTTATCAAAGAAAGCGGAGAAGATTTGGTCATTTGGATTGGCATATCGATTATTGGTGATCAATGTTGCAGAAGGATTGTGGTGAAGTTTCAGGAGTGGTGTCTTGGTGAGATACTTTGAAATGAAGTATAGAGATGTTTCGCAATAATGATACGATTATTGGTGGAATAGGATCTGTGGAGTGCTGATGTGATGCGACGGATGAGCAAGGTTCATGCAGGTGTTTGTCATATCAATGGATTGCATGAGTGAATCAGGATGAGGGAGACAATGGTCTGACATCTGAAAAGCCAAGATGTGTTATTATGAAGCCGCTGACCTGCATATCGTAAGCGTAGTCAGTAGACTGTATTGAATTGGGTGTTATAGCAGGTGTTAGTTAAAAGAACCAATTATACACCCCTATTTAGgactatatcttataatacGTGCCTTAATAGggctattttaaatatttataataataagtattataggTAATAAGGAATATGTTTAAAGGCTTAGTTAACATATATAAGTagtattcttttatatactCAGCTgttaaggtattaaaatagaattaccttttaagaaaagttataaatattatgattaataattaatattcttttatcGTAACcctttataagccttttcaGTATAGTATATAATCTCACGCCCAGAAGCAAGCCGTCCCACATATGATAGCAAGGTTTATCCATAGCTACCCGCCATGCATCATACCACTCGCCCAACTCGCCATTCACGCACACGTTCTCCATCTCAACTCCAGCATTCAGCTCCTTCGGATGCAACAGTCATCTGCCAAGAGTAGCCAAGATATCAATCTAGATTCCTTCTTTAGTCAAACCTGGTTTCTTCCTTAAGTGGTGTGACATAAACACCAACCTGCATACGAGTTACCAGGATGTGACATTAAAGCAAGTTAAATAGAGCGTCTATTTCGACTCTTTGATGACAGGGCCCAAGCAGGCAACGAGAAAACTATGGAGCCAATCACCATTCCCAAGACGCAGCGTGCTCTTATCGGCACTGAGCGTGATACCCTCGAACTGACAGACGCCGCACCGGTTCCTACCCCTGGCAAGGGATGGGTACTGGTCAAGAACGTGGCGGTGGGCCTCAACCCCATCGACACTAAGCTTACAAGCGGATATACGGTTCATGGAGCAATTGGTGGCTTTGACTGCTCTGGTAAAGTCATCGCCCTCGGCCCCGATGCCTCAGACAGTCCTCTCAAAATAGGCGATGAGGTTGGAATCATGGTGCTTGGCATGAACCGGTCGATGCCGGACGTGGGAGCGTATTCCCAGTACACTCTGGCTCAGGAGGATTTCATCCTTCGCAAGCCACCCGGGTACTCCCTTGCTGACATGGCGTCTCTCGGCACTGTCTTCATGGCTGCAGGCCTAGCCATGAGGCGGCTCGAGCTCCCCGGGACACCCCTGCAGCCCTCACCAACACCCCACTACGTGCTGGTCTACGGGGGTGGGACAGCAACAGGCACCATCTTCTGCCAGTTGACGCGACTGGCGGGTCTCCTGCCAATTGCTGTATGCTCCCCCAACAGCAACGAGCTCGCCAAGAAGTCCCAAGCCGTTGAGTGCTTTGACTATCGCGAACCCGACGCTTCCGTGGACGcaatcaagaagctcaccaAGAACGGGCTCAAGTACGCGTTTGACTGCATTGGCTCGGTTGACTCTGCGCGCTTCTGCTTCCGAGCAATCGGCCGAATGGGTGGGCACTACGAGACGGTGCATGTCCCCCACGAAGCCATCACGCGAACGAGGAAGACGGTTAAGTCGGGATTTACGTATGGGCTTGAGATGGCGGGGTTGGACATTGACATGCCGCCGCCTCACGGGCGGCCTGGCAATCCCGAGCTGAGAAAGTTTGGTGTCGATCTTGCGCGGATGCTGGAGGGATTGCTCCGCGATGGTAAAATCGTTCCGCATCCTGTCCAGGTGAGGGAGGGTGGATTGGAGGGCGCCCTACAGGGCTTagaggagatcaaggcggGGACCGTTAGGGGCCATAAGCTGGTTTACTTGCTCTAGACAGCGGTGATCGAGGCACTTGGACACGGTAGTTAGCGAGATAGTgaaagtattattattgAACGTCATTTCGTAATTCTGCCTTTGTATACGCCATGTCATATCATGATACAGTGTCACATCTCATGTTGCTTTTTACTTCTTGAAGGAATGCTCTACCCTGCAACTGATCAGACCACTTTCATGATCCCTGCTCCACAGATGTTGGTTGGTCGATACCCAATTTACGTCAGGATAATCGGTGTCTTTCTTGGTTCCGTGTCAGATTTCGCGTATTGagttctttttccttttcggAAACAATTTCCATGTTTCTTAGTCCCGCGGACTTTACAGATCGACCATTGATCTTTTGTCGTCGCGCAGCCACCGTGGTCACCTCGACTGTGTCACATACAGCGCTTGACAATGAAGTTTCTGAAACGAAACAAGCCTCCAAACGAGGATGAACATCATGTTGTTCATGATGCGAGAGCTACTgcggaggaagaggctgccATTGACTACCCTCACGGCATGAAGCTCGCCCTTATCATGACCTCTGCTTATCTGAGCATGTTTTTAGTTGCCCTAGTATGCGATGCCCTTCCCCAGGTTATCCTAATTGCTCGCAAAAATCACAGCACTTCAATCGGATTTGCTAATAGATCAATTGTCTACAGGACCGACTCATCGTCTCGACCGCCATCCCAAAAATCACAGACGAGTTTCGCGCCGTCGCCGATGTCGGCTGGTATGCATCCGCATACTTCATGACAACATGCGCATTTCAGCTCATGTTTGGCCGACTATACACATTCTTCAGCGTCAAGatcatctttctcatcagcatcttgaTCTTTGAAGTTGGCTCGGCTGTCTGCGGCGCGGCGCCATCTTCTACGGCGCTCATTGTCGGTCGCGCAATTGCTGGCGTTGGGAGTGCTGGGATTTATGCTGGCGCTGTCATAGTCACGGTGTACTGCATCCCACTGGAGAAGAGAACGCCATATCAGGCTGTCGTCGCTGCGATCTTTGGCGTCACCAGCGTGTTAGGCCCTCTGCTTGGAG from Fusarium fujikuroi IMI 58289 draft genome, chromosome FFUJ_chr04 harbors:
- a CDS encoding related to C.carbonum toxD protein — its product is MEPITIPKTQRALIGTERDTLELTDAAPVPTPGKGWVLVKNVAVGLNPIDTKLTSGYTVHGAIGGFDCSGKVIALGPDASDSPLKIGDEVGIMVLGMNRSMPDVGAYSQYTLAQEDFILRKPPGYSLADMASLGTVFMAAGLAMRRLELPGTPLQPSPTPHYVLVYGGGTATGTIFCQLTRLAGLLPIAVCSPNSNELAKKSQAVECFDYREPDASVDAIKKLTKNGLKYAFDCIGSVDSARFCFRAIGRMGGHYETVHVPHEAITRTRKTVKSGFTYGLEMAGLDIDMPPPHGRPGNPELRKFGVDLARMLEGLLRDGKIVPHPVQVREGGLEGALQGLEEIKAGTVRGHKLVYLL